AACAAACCCGCCACCCACGTACGCCTGCACCGTCAGCTCCCCCACGGTGTCGAACTCGTTGGGGAGGATTTCGCGAATCTCGATCATGGCGCCACTATTGCACCCTGCCTACCGAACTCGGAAATCGCAGAGCGCGGTGGCTATTCGTCCAATTCGGTGGGCATGACCGCGTCAGGGCCACCTTCGAGCAACCGGCGGAACCCGTCCTCGTCGAGCACGGGCACGCCCAATTCGACGGCCTTGTCGTGCTTGGAACCCGGCGCTTCACCGACAACCACAAACGCCGTTTTCTTCGAGACGGAACCAGCCGCCTTGCCGCCGCGCACGAGGATCGCCTCCTTCGCCTGATCGCGGGAGAACGTCTCGAGTGACCCGGTGACGACGATGGAGAGGCCCTCGAGATTGCGCGGAATGGAATCGTCTCGCTCGTCCTCCATCCGTACGCCGGCGGCTGCCCACTTGTCCACGATCTGCTGATGCCAGTCCACGGTGAACCACTCGACCACCGCGGCAGCGATCGTGGATCCGACGCCGTCCACCGCTGCCAACTGCTCCATCGACGCTTCCCGAATGCGTTGCAGCGAACCGAATTCCCCCGCCAACGCTCGCGCCGCCGTTGGCCCGACATGCCGAATGGACAGTGCCACAAGCACTCTCCACAGCGGCTTGTCCTTGGCCGAATCCAGGTTGGCCAGCAAGCGTTTTCCGTTTGCCGACAACGCTCCGGCATTGGTCCGGAAAATCGGCACACCGATCAGAGTGTCGGCGTCGAGCGAGAAGAGATCACCCTCGTCGTCGATGGCCTTCGCTTCGAGAAGACCGGTCGCAGCCTCGTATCCGAGCACTTCGATGTCGAAGGCGCCGCGGCCGGCCACGTGGAACACCCGCTCACGCAACTGGGCCGGGCAGTGCTGCTGATTGGGGCAGCGCACGTCGACGTCGCCCTCTTTGGCCGGCGCCAATTCGGTGCCGCATTCCGGGCAATGCGTCGGCATGACAAACTCACGCTCGGTGCCGTCGCGGACGTCGGCCACCGGGCCGAGAACCTCGGGGATGACGTCACCTGCCTTACGCAGCACCACGGTGTCACCGATCAACACGCCCTTGCGCTTGACCTCGCTGCCGTTGTGCAGCGTGGCCAACGACACAGTGGAACCGGCTACCGTCACCGGTTCCATGTACGCAAACGGCGTCACTCGTCCGGTGCGCCCGACGCTGACACGAATGTCGAGGAGCTTGGTCGTGACCTCCTCGGGCGGGTACTTGTAGGCAATCGCCCAACGCGGCGCTCGTGACGTGGTGCCGAGACGGCGATGCAACGACATCTCGTCGACCTTGACGACCAGGCCGTCGATCTCATGTTCGACGTCGTGGCGGTGCTCGCCCCAGTACTTCATCTTCTCGACCACGGCGTCCGCTCCGACCACCCGGCTGGTGTGCGTCGAGACCGGCAGACCCCACGCGGCGAGCGCCACGTACGCGTCGTACTGCGATGCGGGCTCGAAACCCTCCATCCGGCCGAAACCGTGACAGATCATGCCCAGGCGTCGGCGCGCCGTGACCGCGGGATTCTTCTGACGCAACGATCCGGCGGCGGAGTTGCGCGGGTTCGCGAAGGGCGCCTTGCCTTCTGCGACCAACGACGCGTTGAGCGCGGCAAAATCCTCGAGCCGGAAGAACACCTCGCCGCGCACTTCGAGCACGCTGGGGATCGGGTACTCCGGGGTAGCAGTGAGGTACTCCGGAATGTCGTTGATGGTGAGCGCGTTGAGCGTGACCAATTCACCGGTGCGGCCGTCACCACGCGTGGCCGCCCGCACGAGCTTGCCGTTCTCGTAGACGAGGTTGAGTGCAACGCCGTCGATCTTGACCTCGCAGAGGTAGTGCAGATCCGGCCCGGTTTCCTGCTCCACCTTGGCAATCCAGCCGCGGAGTTCGGACTCGTCGAAAACATTGTCGAGGCTGAGCATGCGCTCGAGGTGATCAACCGAGGTGAAATCCGTTGCGAACCCGCCGCCCACCAACTGTGTCGGTGAGTCAGGAGTCCGCAGATCCGGATACTGCTCTTCGAGAGCATTGAGCTGACCGAGCAGCGTGTCGAATGCGCCGTCCGAAATAGTCGGTGCATCACGAACGTAGTAGCGGAACTGATGCTGACGGACCTCCTCAGCCAGCTCCATCCACTGCTCACGCGCCTCGTTCGGCGCAGGCTGCACGGTTCCCTCGGTGGTTTCACTCACAAGGCAGAAGAATATCGGGTGGCACTGACATGTACGTGCGGCCATGTCAGTGCGGCGCGTCAGAACGCGGACGGATCGTCCACCAAAGCCTTGCTGACGTCGGTGCACAACTTCAGCGCCGTGCGGGCGTAGTCGAGGCCGGCGCCGGCCAGACCGCATCGCGGCGTCACTGCCACCTGCGTCTGCAGAAGCTCCCGCGAGAACCCCAGACGGTCGATCAGCGTCACCGCAGGCATCGCGCATTCTTTCCACGTCAGCGGCTTCTCGGGCGCCGTGGACGGAACCACACCCAACACCAACTGCTTGTCGGCATCGAACAACTGCCCGATACCGTCCAGGTCGCGCGAGGAAATCAGGGATAGATCGAAGCTCACGGCAAACGCCTTGCTGCGCCGCAGAAGGTCCCACGGGAGGTCCGCGCTGCAACTGTGCACGATGGTCGGCAATCCGCAGCCTTCGATGGCGGAGTCCAGAATTGCCAGAGCCTCCGGCTCGGGGAGCGCCGGGACAGTTTCCATTCTAGTGCGGCCCGGCAAAGATCCCGCGAGCACAGCAGGCATCTGCGGCTCGTCGAGTTGAATGATCACGCGGGCCCCCGTTCGGCGGGTCACCTCGGCGGCATGTCGGGCCAATCCTTCGCCCAACGATTCGGCGATATCGCGCAATGCCCCGTGATCCACGAGCACACGTGAACCGTTTGCGACCTCGATCTCGGCGCCAAGCGTCAGCGGTCCGGCGGCCTGCAGTTTGATCACGTGATCTCCGCCGACCAAGCGGGCAGATTCCCAGGCTTCCTCGAGCGCGTCGAGATCCTGGTTCAGGAAGTCCTCGCCGCGCTTCGCGATGGCGCCGCGCCGGGGCACAACCCGGTAAGAGCGCGTCGACGCGTCGAGGTTGATGTCGACGAGGATGGCACCGGTTCGGCCGACGGTGTCTGAGCCGAGACCCCGCGCCGGTAGCTCCACCAGGTGCGGAAATCCGCCAAGCTCACCGAGGATCGTGGCTGCGCTCTCCCGGGCATCCGTGCCCGGCCAGGATCCGATTCCGGTGACCAGGCCACCGATGGAAACCTGCTGTGTCACAGTGTGTTCGGCTCGGATTCGGTTCCGGCGATGGTGCCACTGCCGAGCACCTGATCGCCCAGTTCGCTGTCGGGACGGTACAGAACCACTGCCTGCCCCTTCGCGACACCGGTCAGCGGTTCACGCAGGGAAATCGTGATGCCACCGTTTACAGCTTCGGCGACTGCCTGAGCCAGCCCGCCGTGCGCCCGTACCTGCACCATGCACTCGACCGGGCCGTCGGGAGCCTCACCGGACGTCCAGATCGCACGCTGCGCCGTGATCGCCCACACGTCGAGATTCTTGGCCGAACCGACTCGGACAGTGCCGGTTTCGGGTTCGATCGACGTCACGTACCGCGGACGTCCGTCCACCGCGGGACCTTCGACGCCCAGTCCCTTACGCTGACCGATCGTGAAGCCGTGAACACCGTCGTGCGCTGCCAGGACTTCACCCGAATCGGCGTCGACGACGCTTCCCGGGCGAACACCGATCCGGGCGCCGAGGAAAGCCCGGGTGTCGCCGGTCGGGATGAAGCAGATGTCGTGGCTGTCCGGCTTGTTCGCGACGGCCAGTCCGCGCTCGGCCGCCTCTTCGCGGATCTGCTCCTTCGGTGTGTCACCGATCGGGAACATCGCGCGCGAGAGCTGCGCTGCGGTCAGGACACCCAGAACGTACGACTGATCCTTGTCGGGATCGACGGCGCGGCGCAGGACGCCGTCTTCGAGGCGCGCGTAATGGCCGGTGGCGACCGCGTCGAATCCGAGTGCAACCGCGCGATCGGCGAGAGCGGTGAACTTGATCTTCTCGTTGCAGCGCAGGCACGGGTTGGGCGTCTCACCCGCTGCGTACGACGCCACAAAATCGTCGATCACGTCTTCTTTGAAGCGATCCGCAAAGTCCCAGACGTAGAAGGGAATTCCCAGAACGTCGGCGGCGCGCCTGGCATCGCCCGCGTCTTCCTTGGAACAGCATCCACGCGAACCCGTGCGCAAAGCGCCAGGTGCCGTCGACAACGCCAGATGAACTCCCACGACGTCATGTCCGGCGGCAACTGCGCGGGCGGCGGCAACGGCGGAGTCGACGCCTCCGCTCATGGCTGCGAGTACTCGCATCAGCGATCCCCTCCACGCGAACCGGCACCGGCAAGACCGGCGGCCCGAGCGCGCTCTACTACTTGTGGCAGCGCTGCGATGAGCGCATCCACATCGGTGACACTCGACGTATGTCCGAGTGAGAATCTCAAGGAGCCCCGCGCAGTCGACGGTTCGACGCCCATCGCGATCAGCACGTGGCTGGCCCGGGCAACACCTGCGGTGCATGCCGAACCGGTGGAGCATTCGATTCCGGCAGCGTCGAGGAGCATCAGTAGTGAGTCCCCTTCGCAACCGGGAAACGTGAAGTGCACGTTGCCGGGCAGGCGATCCGAACCGGTCGGGCCGTTGAGCACCGACTCGGGGAGAATCCGGAAAACACCCTCGATCAAACGATCGCGCAGCTCGGCCAATTCCCGTGCGCTGGAATCGATGTGCGCGGTGTTCTCCCGCAGGGCCGCAGCCATGCCCACCACACCTGCGGTATCCGGGGTTCCCGAACGAAGATCACGCTCGTGTCCCCCACCGTGCAGAAGCGGCACACACGGAACCTGACGTCCCAGCAGCAGCGCACCGACGCCGTGCGGCCCACCGAACTTGTGCGCCGCAATACTCAGCGCCGATAGCTTGCTCGCGGCAAAATCGACCGGCAACTGGGCGACGGCCTGAACCGCGTCACTGTGCATCGGGATCTCGAATTCCGCTGATATCTGGGCTAATTCGAGGATCGGCATGATGGTGCCGACCTCATTGTTGGCCCACATGATCGTGACCAGTGCAACCTCGTCGGCGTGCACCGACAGCTCGTCTCGCAGAGTCTGCGGGTCGACTACACCGTTGGCGTCCACCGGCAACCAGGTGACCCGGGCACCCTCGTGCTTTTCGAGCCACTCCACGGTGTCGAGAACGGCGTGGTGTTCTACCGAGCTCGCCAGGATTCGGGTGCGCTTCGGGTCTGCGTCGCGGCGCGCCCAGAAGATGCCCTTGACCGCGAGGTTGTCACTCTCGGTGCCGCCGGACGTGAAGATGACCTCCGACGGGCGAGCACCCAGGCTCGCCGCGATCGACTCGCGCGATTCCTCGACGCGGCGCCGCGCCGCGCGGCCGGAACCGTGCAGCGAGGACGCATTGCCCACAGTGGCGAAGGTATCGGTCATCGCCTCGATAGCAGCTGCCGTCATCGGTGTGGTGGCGGCATGATCGAGGTACACCGGAAATGCGGTGTCAACACGGTGTGCAGGCAGAGTCATGGCCTGACCAGGATAGCCCAGCACGGCGGCTCTCTTCGCGCCGCTTACCCGACCAGGCGAACATCTTCCGGCCGTACTGTGACCCGCATCTCCAGATCCGGCACCAGAGCAGTGGCACCTCGCACTGCCCTCTCGCATCGCTGCGCAAGATCGCGTCTGCACTCTCCGGCCTCTTCCAGCGGCGCCAACCGGACCTCCACCTCGACATCCTTCTGGCGCAAGATTCGCCCGATGGATTGACCGATCGTCTCGCTGCCGACAAAACACGGTCCGGTACACAGGGTGCCGTCGCCGTTTGCATACCGGATCGCCATGGGCTGGACCGGGCACTGCGAATCGACCGCGGCCTGGAACATGGCCGGGCGGAATCCGCCGTACGCGCGCCCGCACCACGTGGTTCCCTCCGGAAAAGCCATGACCCGCACGCCGCGTTCCAGACGCTCACGCACAGTGCCCACGACGTCGGGCAGCTCACGCAGTCGAGCGCGATCGATCGGTACCACCCGCATCCGACGCGCCAGCGATCCGAGGACCGCCCACTCCAGCAGATCGGCACGGGCGACGAAGTTCGCGGGCGCAACAGCACTGGCAACCAGCACGTCCGTCCAGGACACGTGGCCGGCCACCACCAAAACCCCATCCGGTTCCGGCCTGCCCAATCGCTGATCGTCGACGCTCAGTTTCATACCGAGGCAGCGGAGCAGCAGGCGTGAATACCCGCGCTGCAGCTGGGCCCGCCAGATTCGCGGCAGTAACCAGCCCGCCGACAATATCGGCGCAGTCAGTAGGGCGCAGCCGACCAGCACCGCTCGAACCACCACCGTGATTTTCGACACACGTGCTGGATCGGGCGGTAGACACCCGTCGCCGCAGGGGCTCGACGGCACCCAGTACGGGGCCATCCCACGAGGCGGGGTCATCCCACGAGCCCGTGCTGGGTCGACGCCGCCGATCGCAGCCGATCGAGGTACCGCTTGTTTGCGGAGTGCAGACCCTGCAGCGCAACAAAGTCCGCGACGCCGAAGGCGGGATCGTAGGCTGGTTCACCACAGATCACGGCGCCCATGCGCAGGTACCCGCGCAGCAGGGGCGGCATGGTCACGCGCGTGGGCGGTGCGATCTGGTCCAACGTGCGCCCGCCAAGCACCACTGGATTGCGCGGAACGGCCCGACGCCCCAGCGCACTCCCGTGCTTGTTCAGCACAAAATCTCGGACGCCGCGCACCTCAGCCCCTGGTACGGCGCCGGGGTGCGGTGTGATCGGAACGGAAACGCACCCCATCACCCATTCGTGGCCCGTCAGTTCGAGGTACTGCAGAATCCCGGACCACATGAGCCCGAGAACCGAACCGTTGCGATGCGCCGGATCGACACACGCGCGGCCCATCTCGACAATTCGGAGCGCTACCGGATCCAGAGCCGATATGTCGAATTCCGTTGCGGTGTAATACCCGCCCGCTTTTGCCGCGGCGTCCGGGGTGAGCATGCGATAGCACCCGACGTAGTCGCCGGTGATGTCGTCGCGGACCAGAATATGGTCACAGAATTCGTCGAACGCATCTGCGTCCAGCTCGAAAGGTGAAGCGGGAATCGAGAATCCGGGTTCGGAGACGAATACCCGGTATCGAAGGCGCTGCGCGGCCACTCGATGTTCACGGTCGGAGGAGACGATCAGGGAATATCTCGGCGCGGCGACCTCACGGCCGAGATTGTCACTCGCGGGGCGAAGGACTGACGTAATTGTCATGCGCCAGGTTTATCCACCAGACGCAACGCTGCGGCATCAGCAAAGTGACGGGCCGATGCAGGCCGGGTGAATAACGCACTGTGCGCCTTTATCAACCGCGGGGGGTTGATAAAGGCGCACAGCAGATCGTGCTTTTTAGCCCTTGTGAGCCTTCACAGCTTCGGTGAGCTGCGGTGCGACGTTGAACAGGTCGCCCACGATGCCGAAGTCGGCGATCTCGAAGATGGGTGCCTCTTCGTCCTTGTTGACCGCGACGATGGTCTTGGACGTCTGCATGCCGGCGCGGTGCTGGATGGCACCGGAAATGCCGAGTGCGATGTACAGCTGCGGGGAGACCGTCTTACCGGTCTGACCGACCTGGAACTGTCCGGGGTAGTAACCCGAGTCCACAGCGGCACGCGAAGCGCCGACTGCAGCACCGAGGGAATCGGCGAGCTCTTCGACGACGGAGAACTTGTCCGCGCTGCCGACGCCGCGTCCACCGGAAACCACAACGCTGGCTTCGGTGAGCTCGGGGCGGTCGCCACCGACGATGGGCTCACGCGAGGTGACCTTGACGGCACTCTCGTCCTGAGCCGGAACCTCGACAGCGATCTGCTCGCCGGCACCGGCCTGCGGAGCTGCCTCGACTGCACCCGGGCGAACCGAGTAGACGGGGACCTCTCCGTTGGCCTTGGCCTCGACGGTGAACGCGCCACCGAAGATGGAGTGGACGCCGGTTCCGTCAGCCTTGATCTCGATGACGTCGGTCAGCAGACCGGAGCCCAGACGTGCGGCCAGACGACCGGCAACCTCCTTGCCCTCGGTGCCGGCAGCGGTGATGACCGCTGCGGGGCTGGTG
The nucleotide sequence above comes from Rhodococcus sp. KBS0724. Encoded proteins:
- a CDS encoding GNAT family N-acetyltransferase; translated protein: MTITSVLRPASDNLGREVAAPRYSLIVSSDREHRVAAQRLRYRVFVSEPGFSIPASPFELDADAFDEFCDHILVRDDITGDYVGCYRMLTPDAAAKAGGYYTATEFDISALDPVALRIVEMGRACVDPAHRNGSVLGLMWSGILQYLELTGHEWVMGCVSVPITPHPGAVPGAEVRGVRDFVLNKHGSALGRRAVPRNPVVLGGRTLDQIAPPTRVTMPPLLRGYLRMGAVICGEPAYDPAFGVADFVALQGLHSANKRYLDRLRSAASTQHGLVG
- a CDS encoding electron transfer flavoprotein subunit alpha/FixB family protein encodes the protein MAEVLVLVEHAEGALKKVSTELITAARVLGEPSAVVAGPAGTAAKLADALAAAGAEKIYVAESDDIEGYLVTPKVDVLAALVESTSPAAVITAAGTEGKEVAGRLAARLGSGLLTDVIEIKADGTGVHSIFGGAFTVEAKANGEVPVYSVRPGAVEAAPQAGAGEQIAVEVPAQDESAVKVTSREPIVGGDRPELTEASVVVSGGRGVGSADKFSVVEELADSLGAAVGASRAAVDSGYYPGQFQVGQTGKTVSPQLYIALGISGAIQHRAGMQTSKTIVAVNKDEEAPIFEIADFGIVGDLFNVAPQLTEAVKAHKG
- a CDS encoding cysteine desulfurase family protein; translation: MTLPAHRVDTAFPVYLDHAATTPMTAAAIEAMTDTFATVGNASSLHGSGRAARRRVEESRESIAASLGARPSEVIFTSGGTESDNLAVKGIFWARRDADPKRTRILASSVEHHAVLDTVEWLEKHEGARVTWLPVDANGVVDPQTLRDELSVHADEVALVTIMWANNEVGTIMPILELAQISAEFEIPMHSDAVQAVAQLPVDFAASKLSALSIAAHKFGGPHGVGALLLGRQVPCVPLLHGGGHERDLRSGTPDTAGVVGMAAALRENTAHIDSSARELAELRDRLIEGVFRILPESVLNGPTGSDRLPGNVHFTFPGCEGDSLLMLLDAAGIECSTGSACTAGVARASHVLIAMGVEPSTARGSLRFSLGHTSSVTDVDALIAALPQVVERARAAGLAGAGSRGGDR
- the ligA gene encoding NAD-dependent DNA ligase LigA, translated to MELAEEVRQHQFRYYVRDAPTISDGAFDTLLGQLNALEEQYPDLRTPDSPTQLVGGGFATDFTSVDHLERMLSLDNVFDESELRGWIAKVEQETGPDLHYLCEVKIDGVALNLVYENGKLVRAATRGDGRTGELVTLNALTINDIPEYLTATPEYPIPSVLEVRGEVFFRLEDFAALNASLVAEGKAPFANPRNSAAGSLRQKNPAVTARRRLGMICHGFGRMEGFEPASQYDAYVALAAWGLPVSTHTSRVVGADAVVEKMKYWGEHRHDVEHEIDGLVVKVDEMSLHRRLGTTSRAPRWAIAYKYPPEEVTTKLLDIRVSVGRTGRVTPFAYMEPVTVAGSTVSLATLHNGSEVKRKGVLIGDTVVLRKAGDVIPEVLGPVADVRDGTEREFVMPTHCPECGTELAPAKEGDVDVRCPNQQHCPAQLRERVFHVAGRGAFDIEVLGYEAATGLLEAKAIDDEGDLFSLDADTLIGVPIFRTNAGALSANGKRLLANLDSAKDKPLWRVLVALSIRHVGPTAARALAGEFGSLQRIREASMEQLAAVDGVGSTIAAAVVEWFTVDWHQQIVDKWAAAGVRMEDERDDSIPRNLEGLSIVVTGSLETFSRDQAKEAILVRGGKAAGSVSKKTAFVVVGEAPGSKHDKAVELGVPVLDEDGFRRLLEGGPDAVMPTELDE
- a CDS encoding 1-acyl-sn-glycerol-3-phosphate acyltransferase, translated to MTPPRGMAPYWVPSSPCGDGCLPPDPARVSKITVVVRAVLVGCALLTAPILSAGWLLPRIWRAQLQRGYSRLLLRCLGMKLSVDDQRLGRPEPDGVLVVAGHVSWTDVLVASAVAPANFVARADLLEWAVLGSLARRMRVVPIDRARLRELPDVVGTVRERLERGVRVMAFPEGTTWCGRAYGGFRPAMFQAAVDSQCPVQPMAIRYANGDGTLCTGPCFVGSETIGQSIGRILRQKDVEVEVRLAPLEEAGECRRDLAQRCERAVRGATALVPDLEMRVTVRPEDVRLVG
- a CDS encoding methionine synthase — translated: MTQQVSIGGLVTGIGSWPGTDARESAATILGELGGFPHLVELPARGLGSDTVGRTGAILVDINLDASTRSYRVVPRRGAIAKRGEDFLNQDLDALEEAWESARLVGGDHVIKLQAAGPLTLGAEIEVANGSRVLVDHGALRDIAESLGEGLARHAAEVTRRTGARVIIQLDEPQMPAVLAGSLPGRTRMETVPALPEPEALAILDSAIEGCGLPTIVHSCSADLPWDLLRRSKAFAVSFDLSLISSRDLDGIGQLFDADKQLVLGVVPSTAPEKPLTWKECAMPAVTLIDRLGFSRELLQTQVAVTPRCGLAGAGLDYARTALKLCTDVSKALVDDPSAF
- the mnmA gene encoding tRNA 2-thiouridine(34) synthase MnmA, whose product is MRVLAAMSGGVDSAVAAARAVAAGHDVVGVHLALSTAPGALRTGSRGCCSKEDAGDARRAADVLGIPFYVWDFADRFKEDVIDDFVASYAAGETPNPCLRCNEKIKFTALADRAVALGFDAVATGHYARLEDGVLRRAVDPDKDQSYVLGVLTAAQLSRAMFPIGDTPKEQIREEAAERGLAVANKPDSHDICFIPTGDTRAFLGARIGVRPGSVVDADSGEVLAAHDGVHGFTIGQRKGLGVEGPAVDGRPRYVTSIEPETGTVRVGSAKNLDVWAITAQRAIWTSGEAPDGPVECMVQVRAHGGLAQAVAEAVNGGITISLREPLTGVAKGQAVVLYRPDSELGDQVLGSGTIAGTESEPNTL